A genomic window from Salvia hispanica cultivar TCC Black 2014 chromosome 5, UniMelb_Shisp_WGS_1.0, whole genome shotgun sequence includes:
- the LOC125189062 gene encoding uncharacterized protein LOC125189062 isoform X2, with the protein MASQRKRSKMLEPSSAAGDFRPPIQDRNKQPKIRTKSPEREQLASQPSPPSSVSPLMDAYKNPGEGLGQMSLFTPRYTGDDLSDIHGDEELRSLSRQLEFLQFRYQARVAHLMEMKNQEKTEMKNQEKTEMKNQEKTHVEGGLHFTVLWSTTKGTMHCHSFDELGLKDCSDRDLVISGFERKLEPNPFCVGFFCVGDTLFMAGGMINIRDEEEDKEKSEPTNCLWSAVPPTDGSLCESWTLCPATMKVKRSHPILVPLRDGRIFICGGTAEREGWAELYDPEKGELDAKNLTVSMGECPCPLTALDLYDPENGEDLPVPTPMSMCPCAISCFQWTDEVVMIYYHHLLYGRGMGCAVDCKPSLLSYNIAQDKWAIFAENIPPPLHGRGMGYRNLVYVGGDILFIIDYSCVWFVYDLSSKKKVGEVFVKARPRGRNVQVVEAFYTGNKDIKSSSWVFYVFMRMAGNRHCDLEYAKVEVVQGKGGDYISTVLMKGVLKIGSFSDIYIFAEKDRKGKEKIEMLET; encoded by the exons AGAACAATTGGCGTCACAACCCTCTCCTCCTTCCTCTGTCTCCCCTCTAATGGACGCATATAAAAACCCAG gAGAAGGGCTTGGCCAAATGAGTCTCTTTACTCCGAGGTACACCGGTGATGACTTGAGCGACATACACGGTGATGAAGAGCTACGTTCTCTCAGCCGCCAGCTCGAGTTCTTGCAATTTAGATATCAAGCTCGAGTG gCGCATCTCATGGAGatgaagaatcaagaaaaaacggagatgaagaatcaagaaaaaacagagatgaaaaatcaagaaaaaacg CATGTGGAGGGCGGTTTACACTTCACTGTGCTTTGGTCTACCACCAAAGGTACTATGCACTGTCATAGTTTCGACGAGTTGGGCTTGAAGGATTGTAGTGATCGAGATCTTGTAATATCCGGATTTGAAAGAAAACTGGAACCCAATCCTTTTTGTGTGGGATTTTTCTGTGTGGGTGATACCTTGTTTATGGCTGGGGGCATGATTAATATtagagatgaagaagaagataaagaaaagTCTGAACCAACAAACTGTTTGTGGTCTGCTGTGCCACCAACTGATGGTTCTCTATGTGAGTCTTGGACACTTTGCCCCGCTACTATGAAGGTAAAGCGGTCCCACCCCATTCTAGTCCCGTTACGTGATGGCAGGATATTCATCTGCGGGGGCACAGCTGAACGAGAAGGTTGGGCTGAGTTGTACGACCCGGAGAAAGGAGAGTTGGATGCTAAGAACTTGACTGTTTCCATGGGTGAGTGTCCCTGTCCACTCACTGCCCTTGACTTGTATGATCCGGAGAACGGAGAGGACTTGCCTGTTCCCACTCCCATGAGTATGTGTCCCTGTGCAATCTCTTGCTTTCAGTGGACCGATGAAGTTGTCATGATATACTATCACCACTTGCTCTATGGCAGAGGAATGGGATGTGCCGTAGATTGTAAACCATCTCTCCTCTCTTACAACATTGCTCAAGACAAATGGGCTATATTTGCAGAAAACATCCCTCCGCCGTTGCATGGTCGTGGCATGGGATATAGGAACCTTGTATATGTGGGGGGCGACATTCTATTCATTATCGACTATTCATGTGTTTGGTTCGTGTACGATCTATCCTCCAAAAAGAAGGTGGGGGAAGTGTTCGTGAAGGCGAGGCCTAGGGGTCGGAATGTGCAAGTGGTGGAAGCTTTCTATACCGGCAACAAAGATATTAAAAGTAGTAGCTGGGTCTTCTACGTGTTCATGCGTATGGCTGGTAACCGCCACTGTGATCTTGAATATGCCAAGGTCGAAGTCGTCCAAGGCAAGGGCGGGGATTACATTTCTACAGTTCTAATGAAGGGTGTCCTGAAAATCGGTTCTTTTAGTGACATTTATAT ATTCGCCGAGAAGGACAGGAAAGGGAAAGAGAAGATAGAGATGCTGGAGACATGA
- the LOC125189062 gene encoding uncharacterized protein LOC125189062 isoform X1 translates to MASQRKRSKMLEPSSAAGDFRPPIQDRNKQPKIRTKSPEREQLASQPSPPSSVSPLMDAYKNPGEGLGQMSLFTPRYTGDDLSDIHGDEELRSLSRQLEFLQFRYQARVAHLMEMKNQEKTEMKNQEKTEMKNQEKTQHVEGGLHFTVLWSTTKGTMHCHSFDELGLKDCSDRDLVISGFERKLEPNPFCVGFFCVGDTLFMAGGMINIRDEEEDKEKSEPTNCLWSAVPPTDGSLCESWTLCPATMKVKRSHPILVPLRDGRIFICGGTAEREGWAELYDPEKGELDAKNLTVSMGECPCPLTALDLYDPENGEDLPVPTPMSMCPCAISCFQWTDEVVMIYYHHLLYGRGMGCAVDCKPSLLSYNIAQDKWAIFAENIPPPLHGRGMGYRNLVYVGGDILFIIDYSCVWFVYDLSSKKKVGEVFVKARPRGRNVQVVEAFYTGNKDIKSSSWVFYVFMRMAGNRHCDLEYAKVEVVQGKGGDYISTVLMKGVLKIGSFSDIYIFAEKDRKGKEKIEMLET, encoded by the exons AGAACAATTGGCGTCACAACCCTCTCCTCCTTCCTCTGTCTCCCCTCTAATGGACGCATATAAAAACCCAG gAGAAGGGCTTGGCCAAATGAGTCTCTTTACTCCGAGGTACACCGGTGATGACTTGAGCGACATACACGGTGATGAAGAGCTACGTTCTCTCAGCCGCCAGCTCGAGTTCTTGCAATTTAGATATCAAGCTCGAGTG gCGCATCTCATGGAGatgaagaatcaagaaaaaacggagatgaagaatcaagaaaaaacagagatgaaaaatcaagaaaaaacg CAGCATGTGGAGGGCGGTTTACACTTCACTGTGCTTTGGTCTACCACCAAAGGTACTATGCACTGTCATAGTTTCGACGAGTTGGGCTTGAAGGATTGTAGTGATCGAGATCTTGTAATATCCGGATTTGAAAGAAAACTGGAACCCAATCCTTTTTGTGTGGGATTTTTCTGTGTGGGTGATACCTTGTTTATGGCTGGGGGCATGATTAATATtagagatgaagaagaagataaagaaaagTCTGAACCAACAAACTGTTTGTGGTCTGCTGTGCCACCAACTGATGGTTCTCTATGTGAGTCTTGGACACTTTGCCCCGCTACTATGAAGGTAAAGCGGTCCCACCCCATTCTAGTCCCGTTACGTGATGGCAGGATATTCATCTGCGGGGGCACAGCTGAACGAGAAGGTTGGGCTGAGTTGTACGACCCGGAGAAAGGAGAGTTGGATGCTAAGAACTTGACTGTTTCCATGGGTGAGTGTCCCTGTCCACTCACTGCCCTTGACTTGTATGATCCGGAGAACGGAGAGGACTTGCCTGTTCCCACTCCCATGAGTATGTGTCCCTGTGCAATCTCTTGCTTTCAGTGGACCGATGAAGTTGTCATGATATACTATCACCACTTGCTCTATGGCAGAGGAATGGGATGTGCCGTAGATTGTAAACCATCTCTCCTCTCTTACAACATTGCTCAAGACAAATGGGCTATATTTGCAGAAAACATCCCTCCGCCGTTGCATGGTCGTGGCATGGGATATAGGAACCTTGTATATGTGGGGGGCGACATTCTATTCATTATCGACTATTCATGTGTTTGGTTCGTGTACGATCTATCCTCCAAAAAGAAGGTGGGGGAAGTGTTCGTGAAGGCGAGGCCTAGGGGTCGGAATGTGCAAGTGGTGGAAGCTTTCTATACCGGCAACAAAGATATTAAAAGTAGTAGCTGGGTCTTCTACGTGTTCATGCGTATGGCTGGTAACCGCCACTGTGATCTTGAATATGCCAAGGTCGAAGTCGTCCAAGGCAAGGGCGGGGATTACATTTCTACAGTTCTAATGAAGGGTGTCCTGAAAATCGGTTCTTTTAGTGACATTTATAT ATTCGCCGAGAAGGACAGGAAAGGGAAAGAGAAGATAGAGATGCTGGAGACATGA